Genomic DNA from Pelosinus sp. UFO1:
TAGCCTTATATTATGGCATACGGATAAGCTTGAAAAGTGCAGGCTTAGTAACACTTACATCCTTTGCGTTTTGTACAATTCTTACTTTATTTATAAAGAAGGATAAAGTAAAACATGTTCGCTATATCCTAGGCTCCGTTTATATTGCAATACTAAGCCTTTTGTTTTATGCAAGAATTCCTTATTATGAACAGTTTCACATGGGGTTTAACCAACTATTATTTAATACCTTCAATGATGATGTGACCGCAATTTTTCATACGTTAGTCCAAGAATACAATCTTCCCATTCGCCTCGTCATGACTGGGCTGACGGGAATATTTTTATCCCAAGCATTAAAAGCATTGCTCCGTACCAAGACATTTGAATTGCCGCGTTTTTCTACTTGGTATAAAAATATTGCCTTTCGTGCATCCCTGCTGGTTCTTATTTATTATATTGTAATATTTGTGCGCTTTGGTGGAAGTATGACTTATGCCTATAATATTGACTGGGAAAATTCAGGGGTTACAAAGGATGAATTCCTAAATGAAGCCATTTTAGACGATGTGCAAGCGTTATACCGTGCGTATACCCTTCATGAACGGGTAACCGCATCCACCGGACTGGATATGGATCCAGGGAGGATGGTGGAATATGGTAATTATTTGGCTGGTCATCAGGTCAATTCACAAAATGTAGATGATTTTCTAAAGAAAGAGGCCCAAGGGACAAAAATTAAAAAGCCACAGCATGTATTTTTGATAATTGGGGAAAGTTATGCAAACTGGCCCTTGTTACCGCAATATAAAGATTTGAACATAGCAAATGGGATCAGAAACATTATAACCAAAGAAGATGCTGCTTACGTGCCCACATTTTTGCCCAATGGTATGAGTACTATCTCTGGGATTATGGGAATTACTACAGGGTTAGCGGAAGCCAATTTATATCTAACTTACCTGCCTGAATCTTATAAAGAACCTTACTCCACAGCCCTTGCACCACAAATGAAGAACTTAGGATATAAGCCTAGGTTTTGGTATGCAGGACCGACTTCTTGGGAACGAGTTAAAGATTTCACCTTAGCCCAAGGTTTTGAAGAGTTTTATGGCATGGGGGATATAGAGAGCCAGTCCGGGAATGTCTGGGGCTGCGATGATAAGTATTTATTTAAGGCTGTTGCCGCGAGGATCGATGATCCGCGCCCCACCTTTGATGTGATTATGAATATTTCGAATCATGCTCCTTATACTGTGGATTTAGAGAAAGAAGGGTTTGATCAGGATAGCGTGATCAGGGGCTTACCTGATAAATTAAGGGAAGATAAAGAACTCATTAAGAAATTAGGACATTTTTGGTATGCAGATAAGGTTATGGCCGAATTTATCGAAGAAATGAAGCAAAAATATCCAGATAGTTTGTTTCTTATTGTTGGCGATCATGCGGATCGGCTGAATCTCCAGTTAAATCCTAGTCTTTATGAACGCTATGCCATTCCTTTTATTGTTTATGGAAAAGGCATTACTAAAGATATTTTCCCCAAGCAGGTATCTGGTAGTCATATTAATGTAGCGCCAACCTTGCTTGAATTACTTTCCCCCCAAGGTTCTGTGTATCATTCCCTAGGAAATAGTTTGACGCGAGGCAATGATATCGGCTTTAATTACGGATTTTGGGTTACTCACGATTCAATCGGGAGAATAGGAAATGAGAGTGCGGAAAGTGTGACGGGGACACAACCTGCAGAGCCTCCTGACTTAGTTCTTATCCAGAAAGATATTGATGCTCGAAGGGCGATGTCCTGGTGGCGGGTTAAAAATGGGAAAAATATGAATACTAAAGAATGATTTGAACAGGACTTACCAATACTATGTAGAAGTAATAATATACCACCTGACAAGGAGGTTTTATAAAAAACTTGCTAGTATTTGCCGACAATAAAGTAATGAGAGATTCTCTTGTAACTCTGAAGAAACTAAACAAAGTAGATGTAGAAAGATTTACAACTAGCATATTGAAGGTGGAATTCATCCAATATGTTATCTTATAAAGGGGAAGTAAAATGACAAGATCCTTTACCTTATATAGTGATCAATTAAAGAAGCTTTTGCTTCAAGTAGAACAAAATGTGCAAAAAAATCCGTTGGCCACTGACGGTATTACTATCATGATTTCAGACGGTGATCCTTGTTTAAAAGTGTTTCAAAAGGTGGGCCATGATTGGATTTATTTAGATCAAGAAGAGTTTCGTGAATGGTAAATGCCAAGAAAAAAGACCCTGTACATCTTTGATGTGCGGGGTCTAAAGTTTGCTAAAAAGAAGGAGAAATAATATGAATGGGACAGAACGAAAAAATATTAGACCAGGTACTAAAGTAAAAATTGTACAAAAACAAGATCAACGTACTGGGCGGTTAACGGAAGGTGTAGTAAAAGATCTTCTGACAAATAGCGCGATTCATCCTCGGGGCATAAAAGTTCGTTTAGTGAATGGCATCGTAGGTAGAGTACAAGAGATCATTGGTTAATTGGTTCAATGTATTCTTAGCTTCATAAAGGGGAGGAGAACTATGTGAACTATATACCGGTTACCCAATCAAGAAAAGATCGAAGAAGCAAAAATCTGGCAGTTAGCAGAAAACTATTTTTTCAGGGGCTAAAATCTCTCTTTGTTCTGTTGGCGTGGGCATTTTTAGTATATTTATTCCAGCCGTTTATTACTGCTGTAGTATGGTGGCAAGGATATCAGCGACTACTACTAGGGAAAGCCACTGCTGTAGCCGCCGTAGTAAAAGTATTTACGATGATAGAATATGTCGTTTGCCTCAGTATTTTGTTTTTTTGGGCCATGCTTTCTTGGCAAGAGTGGAAGAAATGGCATTCTTTACACCTTGTGGAAAATGATGTAGTAAAAAAATAAATAATAGGTGTGAGATATGGAACAAACATATTCCTTAAAGGAAAAAGCAAAACAGTTTATGATTATTTTAATTCCTATTTTGGTGACACAAGTTTTTATGTGTGCCATGACTTTCTTTGATACTATGATGTCAGGACATGCTAGTGCAAATGATTTGGTAGGCGTTGCCATTGGATCAAGTATGTGGATGCCTGTTTTCACAGGGTTAAACGGAATTTTATTTGCAGTGGTTCCCATCGTTGCTCAACTTCTTGGTGGCAAACGAAAGGAAGAAATCCCCTTTATTGTAATTCAAGCTGTCTATCTAGCCATAGCGATAGGAGTCGTTGTAATAATTGGTGGTGCCTATGCCGTTCAGCCTATTTTGAATAAGATGGAGCTCAATCCTGTAGCCTATGATATTGCGCAAAATTTTTTAAAAGCCATTTCTTTTGGTATTATACCTTTGTTTATATCGACAGTGCTTCGCTCGTTCATTGATACCTTGGGTTATACAAACATAACGATGCTAATTTCTATGGTTGCCTTACCAATTAACGTATTATTTAACTATGTACTTATTTTTGGCAAGTTCGGTTTTCCTCAGTTAGGTGGTGTAGGGGCTGGATGGGCTTCAGCAATTACTTATTGGTGCATTGTTATCATCAGTGCCTGCGTCATACAGTACCGGCAGCCATTTCGCACATACCACATATTTAGTCGGTTTTATCGATTCTCTCTTGCCGTATGGAAAGAACAGCTTAGAATTGGGATACCAATTGGCAGTGCCATTTTTTGTGAAACGAGTATTTTTGCAGTGATTACCCTGCTTATGAGTGAATTTAGTGAAGCGACCATTGCTGCTTATCAGGTAGCGATTAATGTTGCTGCCCTTATCTATATGATACCTCTGAGTATTTCCATGGCATTAACCATCGCCGTTGGGTTTGAAGTAGGAGGTAAAAGATACAAAGATGCTAAGCAATATAGTTATATTGGGATTGGTATCGCATTGATTATGGCTGTGCTTGCTGCTTTAGTCTTATATTTTTGGAATGAGCAGGTAGCCCGCTTATATACAGACGATGTGGCAATTCGGAACCTAGTGCAACAATTTTTACTATATGCAGTATTTTTTCAATTGTCTGATGCAATTGCTACACCAGTACAAGGATCGTTACGAGGTTATAAAGATGTACGCATTACATTTATTATGGCGATGATTTCTTACTGGGTCGTAGGTTTGCCCCTCGGATATGTCTTAGCGCATCATTCTTGGTTAGGAGCTTTTGGTTACTGGATTGGATTGATCGTTGGTTTAGCTTTTGGCGCTATATGTCTATCAGCACGATTAGTCAGAGTACAGCGTAAATATGTGTAAAAAAGCTGCCCTTTTAAAAAGGGCAGCTTTTTTACACATATTTAAATTTTTACCAAGCAGCTGTTACAGAACCTTTAAAGTGTTCTTGTATAAATGCTTTTACTTCATCCGAGTGGTATGCTTTTATTAATTTTTGTATGGCTGGGTTTTCTTTATCTTTGCTACGTACGGCAATGATATTTGCATATGGCGAATTAATATCTTCAATGGCAATCGCATCTTTAGTAGGTACTAATCCAGCGGTAATTGCATAGTTGGTGTTAATGGCGGCAACATCCATGTCAGCTAAGGAACGAGGAATTTGTGCTGCGTCTAACTCCTTAATTACAATTTTCTTAGGATTTTCAACAATGTCAGTAACAGCTGCCTTAAGGCCAATTCCTGGTTTTAGTTTAATGAGGCCAAGTTTTTCTAATAATAGTAGAGCTCTTCCTCCGTTTGTAGGGTCGTTAGGAATAGCAACAACAGCGTTTACTGGTAGGTCGGCAATATTTTTTAATTTACTAGAGTAAATACCCATTGGAAAAATAACTGTATTTGCTAAGGATATGATATCGTAGTTACGATCTTTGATAATGTTATCAAGGTAAGGTTTATGTTGAAAACTGTTAACATCGATATCGCCTTGATTTAAAGCTACGTTAGGTTGAATGTAGTCATTAAATTCAACAATTTCAATTTTTAAGCCGTCTTTCTCGGCTATTTTTTTAACTTGCTCCATTACTTCTGCATGGGGGCCAGCAGTAACACCTACTTTAAGTGGTTTTTCTATCTTTGCTGTACTTTGTTGGCTGCACCCAGCAGATAAGCCTAGGATAAAGATGAGGGTTAACAAAAGGGAAATAAACTGAATTGATTTCTTCATAATGAATATACCTCCTATTTAATAATGTGATGGATTATTTTACGGAATCAGAAAGTATAACACTTTCTTGATTCCAAGTAAGAACGACTAAGGCTTCCGCCTGCGTCTGAGGACTTGGCTTAAGCCAAGTCTTATCTTAATTTTTGCAATCTTTCTACTGCGGCTTCCAGTGTGGCTAATTGTTTGCAGAAGCAAAAACGTATAAAACGATGTTTGTCATTAGCATTTTCTTGATAGAAACTAGAACCTGGTACGACAGCAACGCCAATTTTTTCAGCTAAGTAGCGAGCAAAGTCAATATCATTTTTCCACCCGAAGGAGGCGATATCAGCCATAATGTAGTAGGCTCCATCAGGACGAATGCACTCAAAACCGATGGCAGCTAATTCTTTTAACATGAAATCTCGGCGTTGACTATAAAAATCGACTAACTTTTCATAATAAGTAGCAGCAAAACCCATGGCATGGGCAGCAGCTTCTTGCAACGGGGCAGCTGCACCCACTGTTAAGAAATCATGCATTTTCCGTATGGACTGGCTTATTTCAGGAGATGCGATAACATAACCAATACGCCAGCCAGTAACACTGTAGGTTTTGGATATACTATTAATCGTAATGGTTCTATCTGCCATGCCAGGTAAGGTAGATAGAGGAATGTGTTTGATTTCGTCATAGATGATATGCTCATATATCTCATCAGTAATCGCTAAAACATCGTATTGAATACAAAGCTTAGCAATTAAGTCTAATTCTTCTCGATTGAACACCTTACCTGTTGGGTTGTTGGGAGTGTTAATAATAATAGCTCTTGTGCGTTCGGAAAAAGCAGCGATTAATTCTTCTTGATTAAAGGAAAAAGCTGGAGGATGTAATTGTACATATTTAGGTGTTGCACCGCAGAGTATAGCATCTGGGCCGTAATTTTCATAGAACGGCTGAAAAATAATAACTTCATCTCCAGGGTTAATCGTAGCCAAAAGTGTTGCCACCATTCCTTCTGTAGAACCGCAACACACCGTGATTTGCTTTTCTGGATCAATGTCAAGGTTGTAATCTCGTTTATTTTTCTGGGCAATGGCATCTCTTAGGGATTTGGTACCCCAAGTAATCGCATATTGGTTGTGGTTTTCTAAGATTGCTTTAACAGCGGCTTCTTTGATTTCATCTGATGCAGGAAAATCTGGAAATCCTTGTGCCAAATTGATGGCTTTATGAGCAGTGGCAATACGAGACATTTCCCGAATGACGGATTCGGTAAAGCGGCTAGCTTTTTCTGAGGCGTATTTTCTTAGAGCCTGGGTTGGTTGTGAATTATGGTTCATGCTACTTACTCCTTTTTCTTTACAATAAAAAATCTTCTTCATAAGATGAAGAAGATTTTATTTCAAAATAATCTTCATCTCCCAGGAATACTCCTGTTGGAATTGGCACCGTTCGCAGTATGCGGTGGTTGCCGTAGCTTCATCGGGCCAATCCCTCAGCTAACTCTTGATGAATATATGCTGTTATTGAAAATAATAGTAGCATGCGATCTAGATCATGTCAAGTAAGTTTAAAAAGACAGATTCTTTTGTCAATTGACATGTAAACTTTACAAACGTATAATGTATTTAATGAGATGAGGTCTCCCTTGGGAGGACTTCGATACTTGTGCGGGGGGTAAATTTTATGAATCAGAAAAAAACCAATTTTCGTTGGACCTTAGCAGGACTTATGTTTTTTATTAGTTTTATTTCTTACATGGACAGAGTAAATTTATCCGTAGCCACTCCAAGCATTATGCAGGAATTAGGTTTTAGTAAAATGGATATGGGTTTAATACAAACAGCTTTCTTTGTCGGTTATGCATTTATGCAAATACCAGGTGGTATTATGGGAGAGTTTTGGGGACACCGAAGAGTCTTAGCTATAGCAGCTACTTGGTGGTCCATATTTACCGCATTGACAGGCGCTTGTAGTAACTTTACCTTTTTCGCTGCCACTCGCGCTATGTTTGGTTTAGGTGAGGGACCTATGGCTCCAGCTATAGGGCGTTTTATTTATCGTTGGTTTAATCCTAGTGAAAAAGGACGTGCCTCTTCTTTCATGCTAAGCGGTGTATTTTTTGGGCCGGTTGTTGGCCCGACTCTTACCGTAGCTTTAATGATGGCTTTTGGCTGGCGCTCTGTATTTGTGATTTTTGGCGTGTTAGGTTTAGTCATTGCCGGACTTTGGTATTGGCTCGCAAAAGATTCGCCTCGGACCAGTCCTTATGTTAATGTAGCGGAAGCTGATTATATAGAAGAAGGCCTCAGTGCGAATGCTGATAAAAAAGAATTGGCCCCATGGCGTATTTTTTTAGGATCTTCTCAATTTTGGGCCATTGGTATTCAATATTTTATAACAGACTATATTATGTTTGTATTTTTGGCCTGGTTGCCTTTATACTTAATGGAGGCACAAAATTTTTCACTACAAAAGATGGGAATTGCCGCTTCTTTTCCTTGGGCTGCACTTTGTATCGTAACGGCTACGTGTGGTTATATCAGTGATAAGCTGGTAACGTCAGGTGTTTCTAGGTATAAGTCAAGAACCTTGTTGGGGATTTCTGGATTGATTCTGTGTTGTACGACACTTTATTTAGGGGCCGTAGCGACAACACCTTCCATGAACGTGTTGTGGCTGACAATCTCTCTAGGGT
This window encodes:
- a CDS encoding LTA synthase family protein, with protein sequence MSRWEELIKNIQQDVKLFLFILGVFCLFRIGFITVLNSYISEATTLKDIFLALYYGIRISLKSAGLVTLTSFAFCTILTLFIKKDKVKHVRYILGSVYIAILSLLFYARIPYYEQFHMGFNQLLFNTFNDDVTAIFHTLVQEYNLPIRLVMTGLTGIFLSQALKALLRTKTFELPRFSTWYKNIAFRASLLVLIYYIVIFVRFGGSMTYAYNIDWENSGVTKDEFLNEAILDDVQALYRAYTLHERVTASTGLDMDPGRMVEYGNYLAGHQVNSQNVDDFLKKEAQGTKIKKPQHVFLIIGESYANWPLLPQYKDLNIANGIRNIITKEDAAYVPTFLPNGMSTISGIMGITTGLAEANLYLTYLPESYKEPYSTALAPQMKNLGYKPRFWYAGPTSWERVKDFTLAQGFEEFYGMGDIESQSGNVWGCDDKYLFKAVAARIDDPRPTFDVIMNISNHAPYTVDLEKEGFDQDSVIRGLPDKLREDKELIKKLGHFWYADKVMAEFIEEMKQKYPDSLFLIVGDHADRLNLQLNPSLYERYAIPFIVYGKGITKDIFPKQVSGSHINVAPTLLELLSPQGSVYHSLGNSLTRGNDIGFNYGFWVTHDSIGRIGNESAESVTGTQPAEPPDLVLIQKDIDARRAMSWWRVKNGKNMNTKE
- a CDS encoding pyridoxal phosphate-dependent aminotransferase; this translates as MNHNSQPTQALRKYASEKASRFTESVIREMSRIATAHKAINLAQGFPDFPASDEIKEAAVKAILENHNQYAITWGTKSLRDAIAQKNKRDYNLDIDPEKQITVCCGSTEGMVATLLATINPGDEVIIFQPFYENYGPDAILCGATPKYVQLHPPAFSFNQEELIAAFSERTRAIIINTPNNPTGKVFNREELDLIAKLCIQYDVLAITDEIYEHIIYDEIKHIPLSTLPGMADRTITINSISKTYSVTGWRIGYVIASPEISQSIRKMHDFLTVGAAAPLQEAAAHAMGFAATYYEKLVDFYSQRRDFMLKELAAIGFECIRPDGAYYIMADIASFGWKNDIDFARYLAEKIGVAVVPGSSFYQENANDKHRFIRFCFCKQLATLEAAVERLQKLR
- a CDS encoding MetQ/NlpA family ABC transporter substrate-binding protein — protein: MKKSIQFISLLLTLIFILGLSAGCSQQSTAKIEKPLKVGVTAGPHAEVMEQVKKIAEKDGLKIEIVEFNDYIQPNVALNQGDIDVNSFQHKPYLDNIIKDRNYDIISLANTVIFPMGIYSSKLKNIADLPVNAVVAIPNDPTNGGRALLLLEKLGLIKLKPGIGLKAAVTDIVENPKKIVIKELDAAQIPRSLADMDVAAINTNYAITAGLVPTKDAIAIEDINSPYANIIAVRSKDKENPAIQKLIKAYHSDEVKAFIQEHFKGSVTAAW
- a CDS encoding MATE family efflux transporter, with protein sequence MEQTYSLKEKAKQFMIILIPILVTQVFMCAMTFFDTMMSGHASANDLVGVAIGSSMWMPVFTGLNGILFAVVPIVAQLLGGKRKEEIPFIVIQAVYLAIAIGVVVIIGGAYAVQPILNKMELNPVAYDIAQNFLKAISFGIIPLFISTVLRSFIDTLGYTNITMLISMVALPINVLFNYVLIFGKFGFPQLGGVGAGWASAITYWCIVIISACVIQYRQPFRTYHIFSRFYRFSLAVWKEQLRIGIPIGSAIFCETSIFAVITLLMSEFSEATIAAYQVAINVAALIYMIPLSISMALTIAVGFEVGGKRYKDAKQYSYIGIGIALIMAVLAALVLYFWNEQVARLYTDDVAIRNLVQQFLLYAVFFQLSDAIATPVQGSLRGYKDVRITFIMAMISYWVVGLPLGYVLAHHSWLGAFGYWIGLIVGLAFGAICLSARLVRVQRKYV
- a CDS encoding YwbE family protein — translated: MNGTERKNIRPGTKVKIVQKQDQRTGRLTEGVVKDLLTNSAIHPRGIKVRLVNGIVGRVQEIIG
- a CDS encoding MFS transporter, with the protein product MNQKKTNFRWTLAGLMFFISFISYMDRVNLSVATPSIMQELGFSKMDMGLIQTAFFVGYAFMQIPGGIMGEFWGHRRVLAIAATWWSIFTALTGACSNFTFFAATRAMFGLGEGPMAPAIGRFIYRWFNPSEKGRASSFMLSGVFFGPVVGPTLTVALMMAFGWRSVFVIFGVLGLVIAGLWYWLAKDSPRTSPYVNVAEADYIEEGLSANADKKELAPWRIFLGSSQFWAIGIQYFITDYIMFVFLAWLPLYLMEAQNFSLQKMGIAASFPWAALCIVTATCGYISDKLVTSGVSRYKSRTLLGISGLILCCTTLYLGAVATTPSMNVLWLTISLGSLGFTFNASWAACLDIGGKFAGSVSGWMNFWGNLGGIAAPVVTAWIATNYGWQAAIVTTAASAVVGIIAWLAVKPDVPLAIKVEEKLEKIA